Within the Setaria viridis chromosome 3, Setaria_viridis_v4.0, whole genome shotgun sequence genome, the region AAGGGGATAGTGCGTTTGCTCGTCTGGAGGGAACACAAGAATAGTTAGTTCAATGGATATAAAATTCCTTCAGTGACAAAGTATCTGACAACATTTTGTATTGCCATATTGAATCACATCGTGCAGAATTTAACTTGACAACAGATGAGCAAATTTATCACACATGGCACGAagtaagaaaacaaagaaaacttCTTTCTACAAGAATAATTGCTTTCATATACACTGCATAGATCATTTGCGCAAACAGGAAACATGGTCAGAAACAGTGTGTGCTAGATGATTATCCAGAAACTCCAAATGCTGTTGCCTTGTTAAAGCCTTAAAGACAATTCATCACTAATTTAACTCATCGAATGCCAATTTCAAAACCAAGGCAGAGACATATGAAGTAGTTTTACTTGTACATCGCAAAAGATGAGTGGCTCTATAATTGCTGATACTACAACAATACAAACTTCACACTGTCATATTATATATCATGCTAGTGATTGATAGCATGTAATGTAACAATCTAGAGAAACCAGGTAAATGTTGCAGGCAAAACACTACAAGATACTCTTGCATGAGCATGTCGTGCATGTATCAGGACATAACTGAACCAAGCAAGCACAGATCAATCTACTGCTTATTTTGGTGAAGATTGACAATGCAGCAGAGCACGCAACAACCAGTTGCAGAATGAGGTTGGCAGACTTTCTGAGCAGCAAGCACTCCGTGCACTGCCCTGAAACCTTTATACCACCCCAGTGCAGGGACTCAAGTGGCGAGGATTCAGATACACCACTCATCAAGCTGCCATAGCACAACTAGCAGTAGGTCTAGCTTACTACAAACAATGGGATAACTCTGTGACAAAGTGAAGATGACAGAGGAAGATGAAAGGTTGTGAATACTACTGTTCTTTGTTTGGGCTAGGGATGTCGCCCTCCCATATATGGCCCTTTAAACTGAATGTGCAGAGCTACATGTGATTAAAAGGCTCTTATATGGGGGGAAGGCATCTCCAGCCAGAATGACAAACAACAATAGTCACAAGCATTCTCCTTCCTAGGTCTCTTGCACTTTGCCACAATGCTCTGCACCGCTGTCCATTCCAAGTTAGCCATGCTGCTCGTAGTGAAGCGACAACTAAGCAAAGGATATCTCTGAATCCTCACAGCTCCTGCTTGGGAGCAGTGTAAAGGTTTTCTTGGCAGGACATGGATTGCATTGCTACTCAACATCTTTGGCAAGTTGCCCAAGATGCCATGCTGATCATGCTACTGTGCTGCTTTCTAATCAGCACCGCAATGCATACTGAGATCAACGCATATCCTTTGACCTAACTTCAATGGATTGGTTAGCGCATCACTGGTCTAGTTTCATCCAGATACATGCATGCAATCCTCTGACTGCTTGTTCACTGGACCTTTATATCAATGGCTAGTTAATTGTGTATTGCAACATTATCTTGTTTCTCCATCGGGTTAGGTGGTGTTATCTAATCACTAGCACGATTGGTAGCAGTGGTAGTATCTTGACGCTGATTTGGTAGTCTGTATTGCTGTAGAATTAACCACCTTGACCCGGAGAAAACAAGGATGAAGAGCAAGTTTTGATATAATCCAGTTGGTTGAAACAgaacaggtgctaaattttttttgtttaaatcAGAAAAAGGAACAGATGAGTTTAACCTTGCATCTCAGTCAAGCAATTCGCAGGCAAACCAGCAATTAGTTAGTATATTGGCATAGTGAATAAAAGATGACAGGCGCATATTACTAAGACAACCAAATCTTCAAATTTATACAGTACAACTGCTGATAAAGAATTGACTATTGGCCAGGACCTTGGCAAGATGGCATGACTGAATTCAGCAGAAGTGGAACAATCAAAACTGTCAGCCTTGGAGTCTTAGCTGTTGAGATGCCTAATAACTAAAACATATAAACAGTACTGAACTGATGATAGTGCAGTTTGCCAAATGCACGTGAATGATAATTGTGGGGCGTAGACACATGACTGTTGTGTGAAACAACAAGTAAAATGCTCTACACATATTTTTAACGCAATCAAATAAAGAGACTGCAATTTCCTCCTTGATAGactataaaaataattaatgtGTAAACTTGGAAATCAAGTTTAAGCCCTGAATAAACTGATAAATGTAGTTGAAAAAAGTAAGGAGTCAAAAGATGCTTACGCGAACGATTTCCTCATAAGTTTCATCATCAATTTCTACAGTGGTCACTGTCTCTTCAACATCTCCAAGTATCATATTGAGATGCTGATCGTATGCCTGGATTGGTGGAAGCATAAAAAGAAACTTAGAaccaagaaaaataagaatGCATGCAATAGCAAAAGAAAACCAGGGTGTATCATTACATAACCAATACAAACATTCACAATGAATCAGTCGAGCAATCATGCCGGTACCAGACAAAACGTAATAATCACACAAGCAGATACGAGCTGCTAAGTTTTATGAAAGATAGCACAAAAGAAATGGAAACACAAGATCAAATGTCTTATGGACAACCAGTTGAGAGATGTATTGTTAAGCAACCCACTTATTATAGTGTCGAAGTCAGTATGATTTGTGACTATATGTTACATGTTGTtaatatttccaaattacataGGACGATTGCTGACTCTTCTAACTACGAGATCCAAAGCTGTTTATACTGATGATGTCTATAATGATAGTTTATGCTGCATACTTTCATCAAGAGAAAATAGATAGCATCAAAGTGTGTAGTGTTTCAGAGATGTTAGTATACTGGTATGAAACTGTGCAAGAGTATATGCGTCCAACATAAGAGGAAGCAAAATTTTCTCAGAAAAGGTTCTTAAAAAGTAAAATCTTATTATGTCTCAGTGCCTACAATTTGCCAATAAATCAAAATCCCAATATTTCGTATACATATTTCCTACCCGGAAGAATTACTAGTTACTACATTTTTACTTCTTCACTAACAGCTACCCCAACGAAGGAGCTTCTGGACCAGAAGCGCCTCCACGCCCATAAGAGAACAGAGCCTACCACAGCTAGAGGAAACCACGAAGGGAGACGAAACCTACATGGAGCTTGCCGCGGAGCTCGCGCTCGGAGCGGAGCTTGACGTAGATGCGCTCGTCGAGGCTGAGCCGTATCAGATCCAGCGGCTCCTTCACCGCCatgtcctcctccgccgccatcgccgccgcgccgccgctcctcctcctcccttcccccTTCTCGATTCGCAACGGAAGCCTAAACCCTAGCCTCGATCCGAATCGAGCTCGCGGCCGCGGAACCAGCTATCGCTGCGCTTGTTTTGTCGGGTCGGATCCGTGCCAGGGAACTTGAACTCGTTTCCTTCACTTCTACGGGCCCAAATTTTGGCCCAAGATAAATGATTTTTAGGTGTGGGATACGGGCCTAATATACTTTCTGGGGGCCCGTTATCAGGTTTCCAGATGCTTTGGCTCTCCTTcatcctctcaaaaaaaaaaaatggctctCCTTCAAGCAACCTACTACAAAATATAAGTAACCCCAAACATTCATACGCCAAGTCGCCAACGACCGGTTCATGTATGTGCAACCAAATCTGCCCGTCGTAAACACCAAAGCTTTGCCAGGTTGCACACCAAGCCCGGCGATCGTCAAGTTCACTATCCTTCCAGCCCGGCCTATAAACGCTGCTCAGTGAGTCACTCATCAGTCTCAGGGCCCGAACGCCGCAGAACACCCCGTGccatcctcatcatcagttCCCACAACTCCCTGCTGAATTGGCATGCAGCGGCTGACGCCCGCCGCCCTGCAACCGGCCGGCCATGTCCTGAAACCGCTGGAACACATCGCGGTCGCGGCGAAGGGTACGGTTCTGAACAGGGCGTCCTACGGGCTCCTCCGCCGCACCAAccatccgccggcgccggcgcctctgCCTGCGCACTCCAACGTCCGTATAATGAGGCACCGCTCGTgcccggcggcgaggacgaagGCGCGCGACGACGAAGCAGAGCCTGAGCccgaggcgccggcgccgaagcaaggcgaggaggcagcggcggcaggacgCAACCGGGGGCAGCGCAGCATGGCGTACCAGATCTTCGAAGCCGTCTACCTGTGCGCCTACGTCTTGTCCTGGAGGATAGGCGAGCTCATCGTTGTGAATGCCGAGGATGCGCTCAAGAGGCTTCGTGGATACGTTCTCGAGAAATTCAACCAAAAGCGCTGACATGTTTATAGGTTCTTCAACAACTGATTTGTATTCTTTCAGTCCAATAAACGTGGGTGAGGTGCGACGTTTGTTCTACAAAACGTCGTCGTACTCATATGCCTACGATGTATATGCTTGATTCGAAGAAAGTTTCCCCTGCATAGGCTGTTGTCATACAGATT harbors:
- the LOC117848485 gene encoding sm-like protein LSM3B, whose translation is MAAEEDMAVKEPLDLIRLSLDERIYVKLRSERELRGKLHAYDQHLNMILGDVEETVTTVEIDDETYEEIVRTSKRTIPFLFVRGDGVILVSPPLRTV